A stretch of DNA from Diospyros lotus cultivar Yz01 chromosome 14, ASM1463336v1, whole genome shotgun sequence:
GATAAGGCCACCTATTGTTATcaagtcatgccctttgggttGAAGAACGCCGGAGCTACATATCAGAGGTTAGTCAACAAGCTGTTCAAGGCTCAGCTTGGTCGAAACATGGAGGCTTACGTTGATGATATGTTGGTCAAGAGTCTCTTGGCTGAGCAGCATCCAAACGACTTGGAGGAGTGCCTCCAGACCTTGCGCTagtatcagatgaagctcaacccggcTAAGTGTGCATTCGGGGTGACAGCTGTTAAATTCTTGGGGTTCATGGTGCATTATCGGGGTATTGAGGCTAACCCCTCGAAGATAAAAGCCATTCTCGAGATTCCTTCTCCTCGTAGTATCAAGGAGGTGCAGAGACTAACCGGGAGGATAGCGGCATTAGGGAGGTTCTTGGCAAGATCTACGGAGAGGCAATTGCCATTTTTTAAGGCCTTGACTCGGGTCTAGAATTTTGTATGGACAGAGGAGTGCCAGGAGGCGTTTGAGCAGCTGAAACAGTGTCTGGTCTCCCCCCCAGTCCTAGCTAAGCCACAGTCGGGAGAGTCACTATACATTTATTTGGCTGCCTCGGATGAGGCCGTCAGTTCGGTTTTGGTACGAGAGGAGGACAAAGTTCAAAAGCCGGTCTACTATGTGAGCAAGAGATTAGCTGGAGCCGAGATTCGTTACACTCCAACAGAAAAGTTGGCCTATGCCCTAGTCATCTTCGCTCGAAAGTTGAGGCCCTACTTCGAGGCACACCATGTTATCGTCCTATCAAGTCAGCCATTGAAGCACGTATTAGGAAAGCCGGACTTGTCAGGGAGGATGCTCAAGTGGGCAGTGGAGCTAAGTGCTTTCGACATCGACTATCGACCTCAGGCCATCTATCAAGGCACAGGCTCTTGCTAACTTTTTCGTGGAGGGCACCCTGCTAGTGGAAGCAGACGAAGGGGTTTCTCAGAATTGGACTCTCTCTGTGGATGGCAACTCCAGTGTCGGAGGCAGCGGTGCAGGATTACTGCTCCAGGGCCTCGATGGCCAGGCTTGGCCATATGCCCTCTACTTCGAATTCAATGCCTCTAATAATGAGGCTGAGTATGAGGCGCTCATCGCCGGGCTCAGACTAGCGGAACAGATGGGAGTCAGGGATTTGGAGGTATATTCTAACTTGAATTTAATTGTGCAACAGGTCACAGGGGAGTTTGAAGCCCGGGAAGACGCCATGGCCCAATACTTGGCGATAGCCAAGGATCTTATGGCACGGTTTCAAGCAGTAAAAATCAATCATGTTCCACGGGCGCAGAACGCAGTGGCGGATGCTCTCTCGAGGATAGCTGCCTCTTCCTTCCCCAAGACTTCCCGAGTTGTCTATATGGAATCATTGCCCCTAGAGGAGCATAGAGACAGAAGCGGAGCAACTATGCGTGGAAGGGGCAGAAAGTTGGATGGATCCTATAATAGCATATCTGACCAAGGGATGGCTCCCAGAGGAGGAACAAGAGAGTCGAAACTCAAGCGCCAGGCTGCCAAGTTTTTACTGGTTGGATCAGACCTTTACAAGAAATCCATCACTCAACCGCTGTTAAAGTGCGTTGGGCCTATCGAGGCTGATTACATCCTAAGGGAGATCCAAGCGGGGATTTGCGGCAGTCACATCGGAGCTCGGTCTCTTTCCTAGAAGGCACTTCGGtaggggtattattggccaacaaTGATGAACTCACCGCGTCGCTCATCATACCCCTACGCGCCAACGGTCTTACCTGCCACGTGGATCACTTGAGAGACtaacacgtggcaagtcaacaatccaGAGCGGAGCCCGAGAAATTCGGGCCAggccgcaagacccgttccaccTTGACCGagattctcgggagtcgtgcccccGCTCAACATGGGTTTATCCCGGGTACCCCATAACGGGCCTACATATAAAGGACAAGAATTCTCACCAGGTAGGCCAAGTTTTacagctcttacatttattacgaTTTGTATTTACTCTattgatttgagcgtcggagttcaccccgggggaccctagccctGTCACTCCGTTGTCTTGAAGGTCCTATCACCGAGGTCCGACACCGCCAAGTCCAAGGTCTGATTCCCAAGGTCCATTCACAGAGGTGgtacgtggtggtcggtcccaaaatcCATCATCAGTTCTCATATATAATAAGAGAGGAATAGATTAGgaaaaacaaacatatataataaaagaggAATAGCTAGGAAAAACAAACATTTGAACAACAATTGAGTTGATTTGTTGCTGCAATCTTGATTTACGGTGGAATACCCACAATCATAGTATATACAGTAGTAATGATT
This window harbors:
- the LOC127790964 gene encoding uncharacterized protein LOC127790964 — protein: MKLNPAKCAFGVTAVKFLGFMVHYRGIEANPSKIKAILEIPSPRSIKENFVWTEECQEAFEQLKQCLVSPPVLAKPQSGESLYIYLAASDEAVSSVLVREEDKVQKPVYYVSKRLAGAEIRYTPTEKLAYALVIFARKLRPYFEAHHVIVLSSQPLKHVLGKPDLSGRMLKPSIKAQALANFFVEGTLLVEADEGVSQNWTLSVDGNSSVGGSGAGLLLQGLDGQAWPYALYFEFNASNNEAEYEALIAGLRLAEQMGVRDLEVYSNLNLIVQQVTGEFEAREDAMAQYLAIAKDLMARFQAVKINHVPRAQNAVADALSRIAASSFPKTSRVVYMESLPLEEHRDRSGATMRGRGRKLDGSYNSISDQGMAPRGGTRESKLKRQAAKFLLVGSDLYKKSITQPLLKCVGPIEADYILREIQAGICGSHIGARSLS